One window of the Actinomyces procaprae genome contains the following:
- a CDS encoding DeoR/GlpR family DNA-binding transcription regulator: protein MAITVRSDVTDEPRTKGDRRRARLVELLGEGHGRRASVNELAQALDVSVVTIRRDLALLEKREIISRTYGGASLAPGRRELTMAQRQVSNAVEKEAIAQVAVSLLSEGDLVILDAGSTAERIAAAIDNRFELTVVTNGLRCINQLVGQDRVHVLVLGGNLRGINETICGGDAEMTLSRIYGNIAFVGADAVSAERGIASRTYDQSRLKAMMLRQATQVYVIADSSKLEDDTDYPYWSPLPHEWGLITDAKASSDQIDALEECGATTILLAGEQEPTDPSNTKEEP, encoded by the coding sequence ATGGCCATCACCGTTCGCTCTGACGTCACAGACGAGCCCCGCACCAAGGGGGACCGGCGGCGCGCCCGACTCGTCGAGCTGCTGGGCGAAGGTCACGGTAGGCGTGCCTCGGTCAATGAGCTCGCGCAGGCGCTGGACGTCTCCGTGGTCACCATTCGCCGGGACCTGGCCCTGTTGGAGAAGCGCGAGATCATATCCCGCACCTATGGCGGCGCCTCGCTGGCACCGGGGCGGCGCGAGCTGACCATGGCTCAGCGCCAGGTGAGCAACGCCGTCGAGAAGGAGGCGATCGCGCAGGTGGCGGTATCCCTCCTGAGCGAGGGCGACCTGGTGATCCTCGACGCCGGCTCCACCGCGGAGCGGATCGCCGCCGCCATCGACAACCGCTTCGAGCTCACCGTGGTCACTAACGGGCTGCGCTGCATCAACCAGCTCGTAGGGCAGGACCGGGTCCACGTACTCGTACTGGGCGGCAACCTGCGCGGCATTAACGAGACCATCTGCGGTGGTGACGCCGAGATGACCCTGTCCCGCATCTACGGGAACATCGCCTTCGTGGGTGCTGACGCCGTGAGCGCCGAGCGTGGCATCGCCTCGCGCACCTACGACCAGTCCCGGCTGAAGGCGATGATGCTGCGCCAGGCCACCCAGGTATACGTCATTGCGGACTCCTCCAAGCTCGAGGACGACACCGACTACCCCTACTGGTCCCCGCTGCCCCATGAGTGGGGGCTCATCACCGACGCCAAGGCCTCCTCCGATCAGATCGATGCCCTTGAGGAGTGCGGCGCCACCACCATCCTGCTCGCCGGTGAGCAGGAACCGACAGACCCAAGCAACACCAAGGAAGAACCATGA
- a CDS encoding xylulokinase — MMSTFVGIDLGTSATKAVVVDAGGEVIARARCAHPRSRSVQGRVDPRAWEGSIRGALAELGPALAGAAGVGIDVHCPVAVPLDAAGRACGLGVVWDNNILRYYFNQFSGRRSEQALAATGNHPSQSTFMALAHPYLRKHDADSFARMATFGMAGTWLGALLTGKTALDPTQASYSGIFNTLEPERGWIQETVELLDIDPGTLPPVKHAVEVLGTVTPEAAADFGLPAGVPVSVGSADTPAASYALGTRPGTKPFFIMGTTHVINSCLAAPDTRATALQRCGNRPGEWLINGVTNGGDALATGALVAGFGEADGGVAGMIRTAYDISREDAVTAPFFIPHVMRERGPLWFEAPCARLIDITRETSRAQVARGIVDGVLLVDRMVLGSCVPKGSGSIYVTGAFGADEAFPQMLADILDADLDLVDESYLPAIGAAGMCGATVADAVLPEVVSRRVSPRPDWVAINDDRWDAFRASWAEATGRDPLPEI; from the coding sequence ATGATGAGCACATTCGTCGGAATCGACCTGGGGACATCGGCCACCAAGGCCGTCGTCGTCGACGCCGGAGGGGAGGTGATTGCCCGGGCCCGCTGCGCCCACCCGCGTTCCCGCTCAGTGCAGGGACGCGTGGACCCCCGGGCCTGGGAGGGTTCCATCCGGGGCGCGCTGGCCGAGCTGGGGCCGGCCCTGGCCGGTGCCGCCGGCGTCGGCATCGACGTCCACTGCCCGGTGGCCGTGCCCCTGGACGCGGCCGGGAGGGCCTGCGGACTGGGCGTGGTGTGGGACAACAACATCCTGCGCTACTACTTCAACCAGTTCTCGGGCCGACGCTCGGAGCAGGCGCTCGCGGCCACGGGGAACCACCCCTCGCAGTCGACCTTTATGGCCCTGGCACACCCCTACCTGCGCAAGCACGACGCCGACTCCTTCGCACGCATGGCCACCTTCGGCATGGCCGGCACCTGGCTCGGCGCCCTACTCACGGGCAAGACCGCGCTGGACCCCACCCAGGCCTCCTACTCCGGCATCTTCAACACGCTGGAGCCGGAACGGGGGTGGATCCAGGAGACCGTCGAGCTGCTTGACATAGACCCGGGCACGCTCCCGCCGGTCAAGCACGCGGTGGAGGTACTCGGCACGGTCACGCCGGAGGCGGCCGCCGACTTCGGCCTGCCCGCCGGCGTGCCCGTGTCGGTCGGCTCGGCAGACACCCCGGCGGCCTCCTATGCCCTGGGGACCAGGCCCGGTACCAAGCCCTTCTTCATCATGGGCACCACCCATGTGATCAACTCCTGCCTGGCCGCTCCGGACACCCGCGCCACCGCCCTGCAACGCTGCGGCAACCGGCCGGGCGAGTGGCTGATCAACGGGGTTACCAACGGTGGGGACGCCCTGGCCACCGGTGCGCTGGTGGCCGGCTTCGGCGAGGCCGACGGCGGCGTGGCCGGCATGATCCGCACCGCCTACGACATCTCCCGCGAGGACGCGGTCACCGCCCCGTTCTTCATTCCGCATGTCATGCGGGAGCGCGGCCCCCTGTGGTTCGAGGCTCCCTGCGCCCGGCTGATCGACATCACCCGGGAGACCAGTCGCGCGCAAGTGGCCCGCGGCATCGTCGACGGCGTGCTGCTGGTGGACCGCATGGTGCTCGGGTCCTGCGTGCCCAAGGGCTCGGGCTCCATCTACGTCACCGGGGCCTTCGGGGCGGACGAGGCCTTCCCCCAGATGCTCGCCGACATCCTCGACGCCGATTTGGACCTGGTCGACGAGTCCTACCTGCCGGCCATCGGCGCGGCGGGCATGTGCGGTGCGACGGTCGCCGACGCGGTGCTGCCGGAGGTCGTCTCCCGGCGGGTGAGTCCACGGCCAGACTGGGTGGCCATCAACGACGACCGCTGGGACGCTTTCCGCGCCTCCTGGGCCGAGGCGACCGGACGCGATCCTCTGCCGGAGATCTGA
- a CDS encoding PTS sugar transporter subunit IIA: protein MSTSIHSPLAGRVIAVAAVPDPVFSSGMLGPGLAVDPDRAGGGDVTALAPVSGTVTKLHPHAFVVTDAGGRSILVHLGLDTVELEGAGFTLHVAQGDAVAAGAPVVTWCPAAVEAGGRSPLVPVIALQAEGSPITSASKAQVAAGELLFSLA from the coding sequence ATGAGCACCTCGATCCACTCACCCCTCGCCGGACGCGTGATCGCCGTCGCCGCTGTGCCCGACCCGGTCTTCTCCTCCGGCATGCTCGGGCCGGGGCTCGCCGTGGACCCGGACCGTGCAGGCGGCGGGGATGTCACCGCGCTGGCCCCCGTGTCCGGCACGGTGACGAAGCTTCACCCCCATGCCTTCGTGGTGACCGATGCCGGCGGACGCAGCATCCTGGTGCACCTGGGGCTGGACACCGTGGAGCTCGAGGGTGCCGGCTTCACCCTGCACGTCGCGCAGGGAGACGCCGTCGCCGCGGGCGCCCCGGTGGTCACGTGGTGCCCGGCCGCCGTCGAGGCCGGCGGGCGCAGCCCGCTCGTGCCCGTCATCGCGCTGCAGGCCGAGGGCTCACCGATCACCTCCGCCTCCAAGGCACAGGTGGCAGCAGGCGAGCTCCTGTTCAGCCTCGCCTGA
- a CDS encoding class I fructose-bisphosphate aldolase, which translates to MSVYSLNPVGTTPALGRQLRLRRLLGADGRMMSVALDQAVPRGVAPRLADIKNTFNRIIEGEPDAFTVFKGIAGHLLWDNDVTVPLIIKGSTFCVDFHPTYDATVAGVHDAIRLGADALAIGISAGSEHQAAMLEMMSATTEEAHKWGMPVICHAYPSGELWGDLKGSTESVVYAARAAAECGTDIVKTWYTGSAAEFKQVVDAVPTPVVAAGGAPAPKPINVLEQAAAVMEAGGVGMTCGRNIWQAEDPAKMVRALRAVVHDGVVPSEAAKLLD; encoded by the coding sequence ATGTCCGTCTACTCACTCAACCCCGTCGGCACTACGCCCGCTCTCGGCCGTCAGCTGCGTCTGCGGCGCCTGCTCGGCGCCGACGGCCGCATGATGTCGGTGGCCCTGGACCAGGCCGTGCCCCGCGGAGTGGCTCCGCGCCTGGCCGACATCAAGAACACCTTCAACCGGATCATTGAGGGCGAGCCCGACGCCTTCACGGTGTTCAAGGGCATCGCGGGCCACCTGCTGTGGGACAACGACGTCACGGTTCCCCTGATCATCAAGGGATCCACCTTCTGCGTCGACTTCCACCCCACCTACGACGCCACCGTCGCCGGCGTCCACGACGCCATCCGCCTGGGCGCCGACGCGCTCGCCATCGGCATCTCCGCCGGCTCGGAGCACCAGGCCGCCATGCTGGAGATGATGTCGGCCACCACCGAGGAGGCGCACAAGTGGGGCATGCCGGTCATCTGCCACGCCTACCCCTCCGGGGAGCTGTGGGGCGACCTCAAGGGCTCCACCGAGTCCGTCGTCTACGCGGCTCGCGCCGCCGCCGAGTGCGGTACCGACATCGTCAAGACCTGGTACACCGGCTCCGCCGCCGAGTTCAAGCAGGTCGTGGACGCCGTCCCCACGCCCGTGGTCGCCGCCGGCGGCGCCCCCGCGCCCAAGCCCATCAACGTCCTGGAGCAGGCGGCCGCCGTGATGGAGGCCGGCGGCGTGGGCATGACCTGCGGGCGCAACATCTGGCAGGCCGAGGACCCCGCCAAGATGGTCCGGGCGCTGCGGGCCGTGGTGCACGACGGCGTCGTCCCCTCCGAGGCCGCCAAGCTGCTGGACTGA
- the pepN gene encoding aminopeptidase N: MPGQNLTREEAVARAAVVSTDSYDVVLDLSGAADPANATFRSTTTVRFTATPGASTFIDLIAPAVHAVTLNGNALDPEQVFADSRIALADLQEDNELTVIADCAYMHTGEGLHRFTDPADGETYLYTQFEVPDARRMYTVFEQPDLKATFRFTVTVPEGWTVLSNSPTPAPTPAAAGAHTFAFEPCERISSYITAIVAGPYTGVTDVYTAADGRTVPLGVYCRRSLAEFMDAEEILSITKAGFAYYEELFGTPYAFTKYDQAFVPEFNAGAMENAGIVTHRDDYIFRSRPVQARVERRAETILHELAHMWFGDLVTMKWWDDLWLNESFAEYCSTLAVAEATRWTDAWTTFQVLEKNWAYNQDQLSSTHPIAADINDLHDVEVNFDGITYAKGASVLSALVAYVGRGPFFAGIKNYLAAHAYANATLADLLGELEQVSGRDLSAWTRVWLQEAGVTTLRLELDTNADGVITSAAIAQEIPAGSPASLRPHRVVLGAYTLGAQPPAALERTGRIELDVAGARTEVPELVGTVRPDVLLLNDDDLTYAKVRLDAASLASGLAHVDAFTASLPRSVLVASAWDMVRDGELPTTDFLAAALRALRTETHSSVVQGLLARVATCLSTYLSPAERRDAAASTTDTLLELARASEAGSDKQLQLVRAVAAHAVTDPQLDAVAAWLDGSATLPGLVVDQDLRWELLVGLVAAGRRGEAEIAVEQERDRTTTGRERAAQARAAVPTPEAKAAAWRELVDNAGLPNETQVKMLAGFNMVERNPELLAPYVSEYVKEADGIWSSRTFHMAENLLARLWSTATVGLPGTDPASALEDWLATHSDAPAAFRRIVSENLDDTRRVMAVQAQGQSRD; encoded by the coding sequence GTGCCCGGTCAGAACCTCACCCGCGAGGAGGCGGTGGCGCGCGCCGCCGTCGTCTCCACCGACAGCTACGACGTCGTCCTGGATCTGTCCGGCGCCGCGGATCCCGCCAACGCCACCTTCCGCTCCACCACGACGGTCCGCTTCACCGCCACCCCGGGAGCCTCCACCTTCATCGACCTGATCGCCCCGGCCGTCCACGCGGTGACGCTCAACGGCAACGCCCTGGACCCGGAGCAGGTGTTCGCCGACTCCCGAATCGCACTGGCGGACCTGCAGGAGGACAACGAGCTGACGGTCATCGCCGACTGCGCCTATATGCACACGGGCGAGGGACTGCACCGCTTCACCGATCCGGCCGACGGCGAGACCTACCTGTACACCCAGTTCGAGGTTCCCGACGCCCGTCGCATGTACACCGTGTTCGAGCAGCCCGACCTGAAGGCCACCTTCCGCTTCACCGTCACCGTGCCCGAGGGCTGGACGGTGCTGTCCAACTCCCCCACCCCCGCACCCACGCCGGCCGCGGCCGGCGCACACACCTTCGCCTTTGAGCCGTGCGAACGCATCAGCTCCTACATCACCGCCATCGTGGCCGGCCCCTACACCGGTGTCACCGACGTCTACACGGCCGCCGACGGCCGCACCGTCCCCCTGGGCGTCTACTGCCGCAGGAGCCTGGCGGAGTTCATGGACGCCGAGGAGATCCTGTCGATCACCAAGGCCGGCTTCGCCTACTACGAGGAGCTGTTCGGCACCCCCTACGCCTTCACCAAGTACGACCAGGCCTTCGTGCCCGAGTTCAACGCGGGCGCCATGGAGAACGCCGGCATCGTCACCCACCGCGACGACTACATCTTCCGCTCCCGCCCGGTGCAGGCACGCGTCGAGCGCCGCGCCGAGACCATCCTCCACGAGCTGGCGCACATGTGGTTCGGCGACCTGGTCACCATGAAGTGGTGGGACGACCTCTGGCTGAACGAGTCCTTCGCCGAGTACTGCTCCACACTCGCCGTGGCGGAGGCGACCCGCTGGACCGACGCCTGGACCACCTTCCAGGTGCTGGAGAAGAACTGGGCCTACAACCAGGACCAGCTCTCCTCCACCCACCCGATCGCCGCGGACATCAACGACCTGCACGATGTGGAGGTCAACTTCGACGGCATCACCTACGCCAAGGGCGCCTCCGTGCTGTCCGCGCTGGTGGCCTACGTGGGGCGCGGGCCCTTCTTCGCCGGCATCAAGAACTACCTGGCGGCCCACGCCTACGCCAACGCCACCCTGGCCGACCTGCTCGGTGAGCTGGAGCAGGTCTCCGGCCGCGACCTGTCCGCCTGGACCCGTGTGTGGCTGCAGGAGGCGGGAGTGACCACGCTGCGCCTGGAGCTGGACACCAACGCCGACGGCGTGATCACCTCTGCGGCCATCGCTCAGGAGATCCCGGCGGGCTCCCCGGCGTCGCTGCGCCCCCACCGGGTGGTGCTGGGCGCCTACACGCTCGGCGCTCAGCCCCCGGCCGCTCTTGAGCGCACCGGCCGCATTGAGCTCGACGTGGCCGGCGCGCGCACCGAGGTGCCCGAGCTGGTCGGCACCGTCCGCCCCGACGTCCTGCTGCTGAACGACGACGATCTCACCTATGCCAAGGTGCGCCTGGACGCCGCCTCGCTTGCCTCCGGCCTGGCACATGTGGACGCCTTCACCGCCTCACTGCCGCGTTCGGTGCTGGTGGCCAGCGCCTGGGACATGGTGCGCGACGGCGAGCTGCCGACCACCGACTTCCTGGCCGCCGCACTGCGCGCACTGCGCACCGAGACGCACTCCAGCGTGGTGCAGGGACTGCTGGCGCGAGTGGCGACCTGCCTGTCCACGTACCTGTCCCCGGCCGAGCGGCGCGACGCGGCCGCATCAACCACCGACACCCTGCTGGAACTGGCACGTGCGTCCGAGGCGGGCAGCGACAAGCAGCTGCAGCTGGTGCGCGCCGTCGCCGCCCACGCCGTCACCGATCCCCAGCTCGACGCCGTCGCCGCCTGGCTGGACGGATCCGCCACCCTGCCGGGCCTGGTCGTGGACCAGGACCTGCGCTGGGAGCTGCTGGTGGGGCTGGTCGCGGCCGGTCGGCGTGGCGAGGCGGAGATCGCCGTCGAGCAGGAGCGCGACCGCACCACCACGGGCCGCGAGCGCGCCGCCCAGGCACGCGCGGCCGTCCCCACCCCGGAGGCGAAGGCGGCCGCCTGGCGCGAGCTGGTGGATAACGCCGGCCTGCCCAATGAGACGCAGGTGAAGATGCTTGCCGGCTTCAACATGGTGGAGCGCAACCCCGAGCTGCTGGCCCCCTACGTCTCCGAGTACGTCAAGGAGGCCGACGGCATCTGGAGCTCGCGCACCTTCCACATGGCGGAGAACCTGCTGGCCAGGCTGTGGTCCACCGCCACGGTCGGGCTCCCCGGAACCGACCCGGCGTCCGCGCTGGAGGACTGGCTGGCGACTCACTCCGACGCCCCCGCGGCCTTCCGCCGCATCGTCAGCGAGAACCTGGACGACACCCGGCGGGTGATGGCGGTCCAGGCCCAGGGGCAGTCGCGCGACTGA
- a CDS encoding alcohol dehydrogenase catalytic domain-containing protein — MTSNATVTTTVDLSATMRKAVLYAPNDMRIEQVPIPELEPGDVLLKVTGALLCGTDVRIYTGRKTRNVNLPSTLGHEFAGEVVAVNGDLPEGVSMGDQVCVYPLVPCGNCSACSKGHPNICRNRVAFGYQLDGGLSQYVRVPAQARENLIPINHVSSREAAIVEPVACALNGQNLAKVAGADTVLVAGAGPLGLIHIRLAKAQGVRQVISVEPNQARHAIARASGADQVLAPSDGIADQIREFAPDGVDVVIMAIGRPEAMSPYLGVLAPGARISVFAGFNSEAKLEFVANDIHYNEYEIVGASSCRRENFQQVAPMIDDGRLKVADLIGTQLPLDRATEAIDLAASGADMRVGVDVWA, encoded by the coding sequence ATGACCAGTAATGCGACCGTCACAACGACCGTCGATCTGAGCGCCACCATGCGGAAGGCAGTGCTGTACGCCCCCAACGACATGCGGATCGAGCAAGTGCCGATCCCCGAGCTCGAGCCGGGTGACGTCCTGCTCAAGGTGACCGGTGCTCTGCTGTGCGGCACGGATGTGCGCATCTACACCGGCCGCAAGACCCGCAACGTGAACCTGCCCTCCACACTCGGGCACGAGTTCGCCGGAGAAGTGGTAGCCGTGAACGGAGACCTGCCCGAGGGCGTGTCAATGGGTGACCAGGTCTGCGTCTACCCGCTGGTCCCGTGCGGCAACTGCTCGGCCTGCTCCAAGGGGCACCCCAACATCTGCCGCAACCGCGTCGCCTTCGGCTACCAGCTCGACGGCGGCCTCTCCCAGTACGTGCGCGTGCCGGCGCAGGCCCGCGAGAACCTCATCCCGATCAATCACGTCTCCTCCCGTGAGGCCGCCATCGTGGAGCCCGTCGCCTGCGCCCTGAACGGTCAGAACCTGGCCAAGGTGGCCGGGGCGGACACGGTACTGGTGGCCGGGGCGGGACCACTCGGCCTGATCCACATCCGCCTGGCCAAGGCGCAGGGCGTGCGCCAGGTCATCTCCGTGGAGCCCAACCAGGCCCGCCACGCCATCGCCCGCGCCTCCGGGGCCGATCAGGTGCTCGCACCGTCGGACGGCATCGCCGACCAGATCCGGGAGTTCGCCCCCGACGGCGTCGACGTGGTCATCATGGCAATCGGCCGTCCCGAGGCCATGTCCCCATACCTCGGGGTGCTCGCCCCCGGTGCCCGCATCTCGGTGTTCGCCGGCTTCAACTCCGAGGCCAAGCTCGAGTTCGTCGCCAATGACATCCACTACAACGAGTACGAGATCGTCGGCGCCTCCTCCTGCCGCCGGGAGAACTTCCAACAGGTCGCCCCGATGATCGACGACGGTCGGCTGAAGGTCGCCGACCTGATCGGCACGCAGCTGCCGCTCGACCGCGCTACGGAGGCCATCGACCTGGCCGCCTCCGGAGCCGACATGCGCGTCGGCGTCGACGTCTGGGCCTGA
- a CDS encoding MFS transporter, whose product MTAPADIRVRRAGRTNWRWVVAVVCAIGLAINYIDRSAISVSLPYMTKDFDITPGEQGLILSAFSWSYAVMQIPAGSLIDKFGERVMFGASVFVWSVCTGATFLVSSFAMLFGLRLGLGIGESGAYPASAKTVSRWFPQRERARATSVYDSGARIGSAIATPVIAGIIGLWGWRWVFLIAGVLGILWALGWWGLYRRPELVDSIGEEEMAIINEGRAEEERAAAAAGTEKAIPVIVLLRKRAVWAMMIGFFCVNFAVTFFLTWFPTYLVDERGFDLLKLGAFGAIPPICSIIGSWSGGLINDALLKRGWTVTRVRKTCLVVGMLLCAVIGGAAFVPTAGLALALMSVSYFGSAFTIVTIWCLPADFVPASTVGVLGGTQNFFSNIGSALNPIVIGFLYGATGAFGLPLLLSGAVSILGALVFAFMLPRVEQIDFSRDVVAV is encoded by the coding sequence ATGACGGCACCAGCAGACATCCGGGTACGCAGGGCGGGCAGGACCAACTGGCGTTGGGTCGTCGCCGTCGTCTGCGCCATCGGACTGGCCATCAACTACATCGATCGCTCCGCGATCTCGGTGTCATTGCCCTACATGACCAAGGACTTCGACATCACCCCCGGTGAGCAGGGGCTCATCCTGTCCGCCTTCTCCTGGTCCTACGCAGTCATGCAGATCCCCGCGGGCTCACTGATCGACAAGTTCGGCGAGCGCGTCATGTTCGGCGCCTCCGTGTTCGTGTGGTCGGTGTGCACCGGGGCCACCTTCCTGGTCAGCAGCTTCGCCATGCTGTTCGGGCTCCGGCTCGGACTCGGAATCGGTGAGTCGGGCGCATACCCGGCCTCCGCCAAGACCGTCTCACGCTGGTTCCCCCAGCGGGAACGCGCCCGCGCCACCTCCGTCTACGACTCCGGCGCGCGCATCGGCTCCGCCATAGCAACACCGGTGATCGCCGGAATCATCGGCCTGTGGGGCTGGCGCTGGGTCTTCCTGATCGCCGGCGTGCTCGGGATCCTGTGGGCCCTGGGCTGGTGGGGGCTGTACCGGCGGCCGGAACTCGTCGACTCGATCGGCGAGGAGGAGATGGCCATCATCAACGAGGGACGTGCCGAGGAGGAGCGCGCAGCGGCCGCGGCAGGCACGGAGAAGGCCATCCCAGTGATCGTGCTGCTGCGCAAGCGCGCCGTGTGGGCCATGATGATCGGCTTCTTCTGCGTGAACTTCGCAGTGACATTCTTCCTCACCTGGTTCCCCACCTACCTCGTGGACGAGCGGGGCTTCGACCTGCTCAAGCTCGGCGCCTTCGGGGCCATCCCCCCGATCTGCTCCATCATCGGCTCCTGGAGCGGCGGCCTGATCAATGACGCCCTGCTCAAGCGAGGCTGGACCGTCACCAGGGTCCGCAAGACCTGCCTGGTGGTCGGCATGCTGCTGTGCGCCGTCATCGGCGGCGCGGCCTTCGTCCCCACCGCGGGCCTCGCACTGGCACTCATGTCCGTGTCCTACTTCGGCTCCGCCTTCACGATCGTGACCATCTGGTGCCTGCCGGCCGACTTCGTCCCGGCCTCGACCGTGGGAGTCCTGGGAGGAACCCAGAACTTCTTCTCCAACATCGGCTCGGCGCTCAACCCGATAGTGATCGGCTTCCTCTACGGGGCGACCGGTGCATTCGGCCTGCCACTGCTGCTGTCCGGGGCGGTGTCCATCCTCGGCGCCCTGGTATTCGCCTTCATGCTTCCAAGGGTTGAGCAGATCGACTTCTCCCGGGACGTGGTCGCCGTGTGA